Genomic DNA from Cyprinus carpio isolate SPL01 chromosome A22, ASM1834038v1, whole genome shotgun sequence:
atgaatcattctaatatgctgaatattatcagtgttgaaaacctgATGGATTTCTTTTGGActctttggtttaaaaaaaaaaagaataatttattttaaaaataacacttgTCTAACATTTTtgatatctttactgtcacttatgatcaGCTGAATGTATCCTTGCcgaataatatattaatttctttctaaaaaataccttactgatcccaaacttttgaatggaagtgatATATAAAAAGTTCTGATTTTAGCATAAGATGCCACAATGCAATTCAATAACACTTATTTTCTCATGTACAAAATCTTACAAAACATATCTTTAAAATCACCCAAACTGTAAAAGAAATTTGAATTCAAAACAATGCATAAATACTACATTACCTGGTTTTCTTGGATAGGTCCTTACAAGCCAGCACAAATATGCCCACAATgagactataaaatataaatgagtaactaatgcacagaagaaaatgaGGAATGGTTTTTGTTCCGAAGACTCCAGTTTAGGGGAATTAGTCACTATGTTTTCATGCACAGCTTCCGTTTCTTTTCCAGTTTCtgaaagaaaaatcactttttttcttaaaatggcATGCAACACTgaatctaaattaattaatagcaACTGCACATGCTATAAATATGAGTATTTCACTGaatgaaaaacagttttaaatggaTTCTGTTTTGAACACTGAGCTTTAAAGAGAAAACACATACCTGCTGATTTATTTGACTAATTTGACTTTGATATTGATCTTATTGCTCTCAAAAAGAGAGTTAACACCATCTGGAAGCACTGCGACATTGATATGTCCCTTCATCTTCCAGTGTGAGATTTGTGATGTTAAGTGTGACAGTACGGTTTTCCACAGGACTCAGGGCAAACTTTACTTTGAGGGTGGTGGATTCTTTCCAACTTACTATCTTCTTCCCGTTTTTGTACAGACTAGGTTTGGAGTTTTTATAACATAATCTTGAAAAGTGAATTGAACAGTGATGTTTTCTTCCGACGTGCCATTAACTTCATGTGTTGATTCCACTGGAATAAAAACAGCACTTGATCACTTCAACAGAAATCGTATACATAGACGGTTTAATGGCAGGTTTGAACTCatcttatttcattatttttttttttttgtatatgttcaACAGCTTTTTTTGTAGTCAAGTTTTCTAGATATACATATAACAAAACCTACGCTGAAAGCATTCACCTGAGTAAGATTTGTACTACAGCAGTCCTCCCCTAAATCATGAAAACTGAAAACTCAGCTAGTCTGTGTCATGATGTTTCTTTTTAGTGTTAAAAAGACCTACTCACTGTTATTTCATTGATGGTACGATAGAGATACGAAACTCTTCAAAAGACGAAAGAGCTGTTGTTctgcagatctctctctctcatattttCCATGAGTCAAAGGAAATTTCTTGGTACTTACAATTGCGTTTTTTTGTACACTACTACACATCCTttccattttttagtttttttatatgtgtaattGCTTTGGCCTAAAaacttgaacatttaaaaatgtgtaaaagtaagtatgtaaaaatcacttaaaaacCAAGTGTAAAGGCACACCTATTCATGTATTGTTCAAAAATACTGATATGTGTGATATGCATTTTCCCGTAGTTTGTGCCTTAATGTAAGAAACATTTCCGAAAGCTGAAGAGCAAATACCGTACAAATCAACAGACAGGAGAGACAAAACCCCAAAAATGATCATGACCTCTTTTACTCACCGTTAAGAGTCAAGTAGAACATGAACGAGAACAGTACGAGTTTCTTCTTGAGGTCACGCTTCATGCTGCAGAAGTGAACGCAGGCAGCCACCGGAGATGCAAACGTCTTTCCGTTTTCCTGCTGATTGTATGCCTTGCACTAACATGCTGTTTAGAATAAAACCTACGTCGTCTTTCAGGGGGAGGTACAGACAGGAACTGAATGCCAttacgctttctttctttcttttttcaatttttcgtTCCCTTTTGTTCACTTTCAGATCTCTGGAAACCAAAAACTAGCAGATCTCtggaaaccaaaaaccaaaagcagatgccaaaaaataaatggaaaataaaattctaataaaattctaataatagcAATAAGATCATTGttagaataaacagaaaaatacatgTTCGTGACTATACATATATGTACTGTGACTGTACAGTAGATCCTACATTTTTAGTCAAATCATGTCATCTCACAGTCCCACCACAAGACCACCGACAGACCACCTTGAGTTTCACAATCCCACAGAGGAAATGCAGACTGTGTAAACTGCCACAAAACAGATGTATGGTTCACCGAGAcacctttaaacaaaacaaacacttaaaacaacCTGCCCAAAGCTAACATTTATGGAAAATGCCCTTGTTTTAAGAACACAGATGAGGTCTTCAGGTAAAGTCTACCTGCTCTGGGCCTACACAGGTGACCAGTtcagttttactgtgttttgatgACTAACTCATGTCCTCCAGACTTAGTGTATTTGGGCTACTTGTGTTTTTCTAGAAATCAGATTTAAGGCAATgcaattgtatgtattttaccCCTGATGTATAAGGGAAGGAAGATAAGATCTGAACGTGCTTCCCTCCAGAACATGCTGAAACATGTGAATCAGCGCCTCACGTGTTAAAGCGAACGCACCCGACGCCCATGACGCAATCACGTCAGACCGTTCCCCGGATGAAGCCGAGTTGTTATGACAACGACGGTCAACGCACACCAAACGCTTGAAGAGTTTGATTCATGGACGCCGGGGCGAGCGCGTACCTTATAAGACCGAATTATAAAGACAAGTAAGTCGATCTTCTGCTCATTTCAAACGTTTTACGATGAACTTAGCCGACTTAAACAGCAGCTAAGCTTAAGGCTGGCTTTCAGTTGCTTCTAGTTGGTTTACCTAAACGTCCGCTGAGGTTCATCTAAACCGCTTTTTTTCGTTCGGTTCCCCCGGAGGTTCAAGGCGGTTCTGGCGAAAGAGTGTATAGGAGAAATCCTGCGGGAGCAGCTGTATGGAGCGCAGTATGATCCGGAGGAGGCTCCCGCGTTATCCAGAGCTCTAGcagactccattaaaaacaagcTGCGAGGTGAGGAACCTGCTGCAGGAGCTCCGCTGGGTTCATCTCTCTCCTATCTGGGGTTACACTGTCAGCGACCaaagtgttttatataaaaactCGTTAAACTGCGTTTTTAAAAACGGGTCGCTAGTCCGCTTATATtcttttatatcattatatatctaCCCTACCCTTATTAAAATATATCGGCCTTTCTATTCATCTATCTGTTCATttctaaatctatctatctgtctattaatctatctatctatccatccatcatccatcatccataaATTATCCATCTATCTCATCATCTCTCCATCCTCTCATCAGTCTGTCCATCATCCATCCTCTTCATCTCTCCATCATTCATCTGTCATTCATCTCCATTCATCCATCTGTTCCATCTCTCCATCATCCATCTGTtcatctatccatcatccatctgtTCATCTCTCTTCCATCATCTGTTATCTCTCcatcatccatctgtccatccatctccATCTATTCTATCTCTCATCATCCATCTATTCAGGCTCTCCATCAATCCATCGATAGCATCTCTCATTCATCCTCtatattcatccatccatctattcatctctccatatccatctattcatctctcCATCCAatccatctattcatctctccatcatccatccatctctccatcATCGATCTATTCATCTCTCCA
This window encodes:
- the LOC122135050 gene encoding dynein light chain Tctex-type protein 2B; the encoded protein is MDAGASAYLIRPNYKDKFKAVLAKECIGEILREQLYGAQYDPEEAPALSRALADSIKNKLRDVGFDRYKLVVQVVVGEQRGEGVKMAARCFWDADTDSYAQDIFMNDSLFCVAAAFGVYYY